The proteins below are encoded in one region of Methanosarcinales archaeon:
- a CDS encoding HD domain-containing protein yields the protein MMKSKMIDIITDSTRLILEKQPTAGHDITHTLRVRELCLHIGHIEGGNPEILEASALLHDIGRPAEIQKPGVDHAAVSAGLAQDILKDTGFPDDKIPSVIYAIENHIDQFVNEINFKGVIP from the coding sequence ATGATGAAATCCAAAATGATAGATATTATAACAGATTCAACCAGGCTCATCCTAGAAAAGCAGCCCACTGCAGGCCATGATATCACCCACACGCTCAGGGTAAGAGAACTGTGTTTGCATATTGGACATATCGAAGGAGGAAACCCAGAGATATTGGAAGCCTCAGCACTGCTACACGATATCGGCAGGCCAGCAGAAATACAAAAACCCGGAGTTGACCATGCCGCAGTATCTGCCGGGCTGGCACAGGATATCCTTAAAGATACCGGGTTTCCGGATGATAAGATACCTTCCGTGATCTATGCCATTGAAAACCACATTGATCAATTTGTAAATGAGATCAATTTCAAGGGGGTAATACCATAA
- a CDS encoding NUDIX hydrolase translates to MTRPITPLLTVDIIIIMDNKIVLIQRQNPPHKGQWALPGGFVEVGETVESAAVREGKEETGLDVELKGLVGIFSDPGRDPRGHTVSVCYKAVGRGILKASSDAQDALLFDPDNLPALAFDHEYIIKTARLEDLIPPLPY, encoded by the coding sequence ATAACCAGACCTATCACACCACTGCTTACCGTGGATATAATCATAATAATGGATAACAAAATAGTGTTGATACAGCGACAGAATCCTCCACATAAAGGTCAATGGGCACTGCCGGGAGGGTTTGTTGAAGTGGGCGAGACCGTGGAATCAGCTGCCGTCCGTGAAGGGAAGGAAGAAACAGGACTTGATGTGGAATTGAAGGGGCTGGTGGGTATATTCTCTGATCCCGGCAGGGATCCCAGGGGACATACCGTATCTGTGTGTTATAAGGCTGTAGGCCGCGGCATTTTGAAAGCCTCATCAGATGCACAGGATGCTTTGCTATTCGATCCGGACAACCTGCCCGCACTGGCATTTGATCACGAATATATAATCAAAACAGCTAGGCTGGAAGACCTTATTCCTCCATTGCCTTATTGA